The genomic segment GAACACGCCGCGCGGCTGCGCGCCCTGCCGCCGTCCTGCGGACCGGTCCGGCTGATCGCCGTCGACGGCCACGCGGGCTCGGGCAAGAGCACCTTCGCGGCCCGGCTCTCGGAGGCGCTCGGCGGCGCCCCCGTGCTGCACCTGGACGACCTGGCGAGCCATGCCGAGCCCTTCGCCTGGACGCGACGGCTGTGGGACCAGGTGATCGTCCCGCTGACGCGCGGGGAGCGCGCGCACTACGCCCCGTACGACTGGAACGAGCGGCGCTTCGGGCCCGTCCGCCCCCTGGAACCCGCTCCGGTGGTGCTGATCGAGGGCGTCGGAGCGGGCCGCCGGGCGCTACGGCCCCGTCTCGCCCGGTTGTTGTGGATGGACCTGGACTCCGCCCGGTCCTGGGAACGCGGCAGGCGCAGGGACGGCCCCGCGCTCTCGGACTTCTGGGACGGCTGGACGGCGGCCGAGCAGCGGCACTTCGCCGACGAGCCGTCACGTCCGTTCGCGGACGCCCTCGTCCGGCAGCTGCCCTCGGGCTACGAGTGGCTGCCGGGACCCCGTGCGGCAGCGGGAGCGAACCGTTTCGTCACCGACCGTGAACGCCCGGTTCCACCGTCCTGAGCGCCCGGAAGTCGAAGCGGAACATCCTCAACTCCGCTTGACCCCGGGGCCGTACAGGTCTTACGTTCTCAATGTGCGGCTTTTCGGAGCCCCGCGGACACGAAGCCCCCGGTTGTTCCCCCGTGATCGGGGGCTTCGTTCTGCCCCCGACGCCATCGCGCACCACCATCCGCTCACCGTCGGTCACCGCGACGTCCGGCCCGCGACGCCCTTGTCCACATCACTCCCCGCACCGGTACGATGCCTCTCGGTGCGCGTAATTCCCGTCAGCGATACGGCGATCCGGTGATTCGACGCGTTCCGGTGGGCATGCTGTGCGGGCGGGACATCCTGGGGGCACTGTTTGTGGGGGACCTGATGGACATCGGCACGCAGGGCGCGCAGGCCCCGGCCGACCTCGCCTGGCTGCGCGGCATGGACGCGTACACGATGGGCGCCTATCCGCAGGCCGAGGAGGAGTTCAGAGCTGCCGTACGGTTCGACCCCGCGATGGCTGACGGCTGGCTCGGGCTGCACGCCCTGCGGGTCGACACCACCACGGCACTGCTGCGCATGTACCGCCACCGTGACCGGTTCGGCGAACAGCGCGCCCGCCACCGCCGGACTCTCAACTCCTGGTACTGGCTGGGCTGGTGGGTACAGCCGGTGCTGGAGACTCCGCGCGATCTGCTGCTCGCGCACGCCTCCCACTGGCTGGACGGCCGCCATGTTGCCGAGCTGGACCGGGCGTTGGCGGGACTGCCACCGGTCGACGCCGATCCTCAGGTGCGCTTCCTGCATGCCTGCCGTTCCTATCTCGTCAAGGACTGGGAACAACTCGTCCGCCACACCGAGCGGTTGGTCGACGATCCACTGCTCGGCATCGAGGCCGGACTCTTCGGCGGGATGGCCCGGGTCCGCCTGGAGATGTACGGACAGGCCGAGCCGCTGCTGTCCGCCGCCCTGATGCGGTGCAGGAGTGAACAGCCCCAGCGCAAGGAGCTGCGCTACTGGCTGGCCAGGGCTCACGAGGGCACCGGTCGCAGTGCGGCGGCGCTGCCGCTGTACCGGGCGGTGCACCGGGTCGACCCGTCCTTCATGGACACCTCGGCGCGGCTGGCGGCGATCAACGACCACGACGGGCTCGACGGCTCCGAAGAGGTGGCCGGGCTCGCCGCCATGTCCTTCGCCGGGACGGGCGCCGAGGCCGGCACCGAGGCCGCGGAGGCGCAGCCCGAAGGGGAGACGGTGCTCGGCACCGACCTGGTGGACGGCCGGGAGCCCTGGTCCGGTGGGACGCAGAACCTGCCGGAGGCGGGGGCGGAGCCGCCCCGGCCGGAAGCGGAACCGCCCGCGGCCGATCCGCCCCGTAAACGGGAGAAGCGGTCCGTGCCCCCGCCGTCCCCCTCGGGGCCGAGCGATCCGGAACTGCTCGCCGACGCACTGGCGGAGCTGGAGCGGATGGTGGGTCTGGAACCCGTCAAGCGTCAGGTCAAGGCGTTGTCGGCGCAGCTGAACATGGCCCGGCTACGGGCCGGGCAGGGGCTTCCCGTACAGCCGCCGAAGCGGCACTTCGTCTTCTCGGGGCCGTCGGGGACGGGCAAGACCACGGTGGCCCGCATCCTGGGCCGGGTCTTCTACGCGTTGGGTCTGCTCGGCGGTGATCATCTGGTGGAGGCCCAACGAGCCGATCTGGTGGGTGAGTTCCTGGGCCAGACCGCGGTGAAGGCGAACGAGCTGATCGACTCGGCGATCGGCGGGGTGCTCTTCCTCGACGAGGCGTACAGCCTCTCCAACACCGGCTACAGCAAGGGCGACGCGTACGGGGACGAGGCCCTTCAGGTGCTCCTCAAACGGGCCGAGGACAACCGCGACCATCTCGTGGTGATTCTCGCCGGCTATCCGGAGGGCATGGACCGGCTGCTCGCCACCAACCCGGGGCTCTCGTCCCGTTTCACCACCCGGGTGGACTTCCCCAGCTACCGACCGCTCGAACTCACCGCGATCGGCGGGGTGCTGGCCGCCGAGAACGGCGATGTGTGGGACGACGAGTCGATGGACGAGCTGCACAGCATCAGCGGGCACGTCGTCGATCAGGGCT from the Streptomyces sp. AM 4-1-1 genome contains:
- a CDS encoding AAA family ATPase, whose amino-acid sequence is MLCGRDILGALFVGDLMDIGTQGAQAPADLAWLRGMDAYTMGAYPQAEEEFRAAVRFDPAMADGWLGLHALRVDTTTALLRMYRHRDRFGEQRARHRRTLNSWYWLGWWVQPVLETPRDLLLAHASHWLDGRHVAELDRALAGLPPVDADPQVRFLHACRSYLVKDWEQLVRHTERLVDDPLLGIEAGLFGGMARVRLEMYGQAEPLLSAALMRCRSEQPQRKELRYWLARAHEGTGRSAAALPLYRAVHRVDPSFMDTSARLAAINDHDGLDGSEEVAGLAAMSFAGTGAEAGTEAAEAQPEGETVLGTDLVDGREPWSGGTQNLPEAGAEPPRPEAEPPAADPPRKREKRSVPPPSPSGPSDPELLADALAELERMVGLEPVKRQVKALSAQLNMARLRAGQGLPVQPPKRHFVFSGPSGTGKTTVARILGRVFYALGLLGGDHLVEAQRADLVGEFLGQTAVKANELIDSAIGGVLFLDEAYSLSNTGYSKGDAYGDEALQVLLKRAEDNRDHLVVILAGYPEGMDRLLATNPGLSSRFTTRVDFPSYRPLELTAIGGVLAAENGDVWDDESMDELHSISGHVVDQGWIDELGNGRFLRTLYEKSCAYRDLRLSGYTAAPTRDDLATLRLPDLMQAYGEVLSGRGSSGRGRQEPPPL